In Trichoderma atroviride chromosome 2, complete sequence, one DNA window encodes the following:
- a CDS encoding uncharacterized protein (EggNog:ENOG41), protein MSSRTDRRPRPPTSAAPPTPEVTPPHPVSVAKMQRPSVRGRMASESTNGPSSRAESFITAREEPTSSEDEAERPAGWPRRVSTASQITITRSDKTDVANEARPTTPSDRMTTKDVALEGEDQTPKVKGKRAESVGTQNPIVEAGHPQDAHISPVITPQKHQHQRRSPGVSRPILHHDRDPVVKDKVSVAPTDATQAVRKMQLQEAAPVTSSSKRHDDQKPVQLAHPQVEATAKRNARPLSTSSQSTVVEVLLVDERPKRQRALRHMRKQSTLRDVTDNRENEGSVAKSADPNETQKAPEAAQSSKPETYDRESHVSTVTYSTNRSISSRSARQEIWRSGAIPVVIVPSRRSSRGPRSKEPSLRSTSSRHSDKAKSTKSTHSAPAPDPAPSRSSGPVFERPGRRSRAYSESDGSVRTIDFPPVIPARSSSLSAPTSRNVSRVGSIKARSIKAESIKAESIKAESVKAGSINTSSVKVHCTSIEQQSDRHLSQEVHIICPSTPSIDPLTPTSPEMKDLSREETFDHLGFSQHDDVLSVKRIPLRNTPFSVASMETCATAPELSEALAVHMFPHQNSSVLMVDHSNRPSEILIAKRMSSPPILMANSEEMIPVTPPRKRFSSLEVDSPLRNPRAPPQPPKQPPEYPPAINFIPATPSGMTPAAERLILQGNYFESLKEKPPRRPSIVRRALSRRRHSIAYVPSSRGGFLARTFSMSRRNRDDSDISLYKDNDKPTEEDKLHPNWRPQWISDTDSEPMDDDGYENDDYDDHYERDDEVYRYPPVDNRPRRRTRSFSQKVKQTFAILPSREYHVDDVYGPQRRTIRRTSSGNLRIVRRISIGSLKQRQGQSGNERYTVNGEPRTRFWRNSNAGRSSTRRFSIGGKLEDIQNIPHKISERRREKRSQRLRQMISGPKVVRDGVGEVIRR, encoded by the coding sequence ATGTCGTCGCGAACCGACCGCCGGCCACGCCCCCCGACCAGCGCGGCCCCCCCGACGCCAGAAGTCACCCCGCCGCATCCCGTGAGCGTCGCCAAGATGCAGCGTCCGAGCGTCAGGGGCCGTATGGCTTCGGAAAGCACTAATGGGCCGTCGTCGAGGGCCGAGTCCTTCATCACCGCTCGCGAGGAACCGACTTCTTCAGAAGATGAGGCTGAGAGACCAGCTGGCTGGCCTCGCAGAGTTTCCACGGCTTCGCAAATCACCATCACTCGTTCTGATAAGACTGATGTTGCCAATGAGGCACGGCCGACGACTCCTTCAGATAGGATGACAACGAAGGATGTGGCGCTAGAAGGAGAGGATCAGACACCAAAGgtaaaaggcaaaagagcTGAATCTGTTGGCACACAGAACCCTATTGTTGAAGCTGGACATCCGCAAGATGCCCACATATCCCCTGTGATAACGCCCCAGAAACACCAGCATCAACGCCGATCGCCGGGAGTGTCACGTCCAATCCTACACCATGATCGGGATCCTGTTGTCAAGGATAAAGTGTCCGTTGCTCCTACAGATGCGACGCAAGCTGTGCGCAAAATGCAACTTCAAGAGGCCGCACCTGTAACGTCATCCTCGAAGAGACACGACGATCAAAAGCCCGTCCAGCTGGCTCACCCACAGGTGGAGGCTACAGCAAAGCGAAATGCACGACCGCTAAGCACGTCTAGCCAGTCGACTGTTGTCGAAGTACTTTTAGTGGATGAACGtccaaaaagacaaagggcTCTGCGTCATATGCGAAAGCAAAGTACCTTGCGAGATGTTACTGATAACAGGGAAAATGAGGGCTCGGTTGCCAAGAGTGCAGACCCAAATGAGACTCAGAAagctccagaagctgcaCAGAGTTCGAAACCAGAAACCTATGATCGCGAGAGCCATGTGTCGACAGTGACATACTCAACAAACAGATCTATATCTAGCAGAAGTGCGAGACAGGAGATTTGGCGAAGCGGCGCTATCCCAGTAGTCATAGTGCCCAGCCGACGATCTTCTAGAGGTCCTAGGAGCAAGGAGCCTTCTCTTCGATCGACGTCAAGTAGGCATTCggacaaggcaaagagcACAAAGAGCACTCATTCCGCCCCTGCTCCAGATCCCGCGCCCTCTAGGAGCTCTGGCCCTGTCTTTGAGCGACCTGGTCGCCGGAGTCGAGCATATTCCGAATCTGATGGCTCTGTCAGGACAATTGACTTTCCCCCAGTGATTCCGGCGCGATCCTCGTCGCTCTCTGCCCCGACCAGTCGAAACGTTTCCAGAGTTGGATCAATTAAAGCTAGGTCAATTAAAGCCGAATCAATTAAAGCCGAATCAATTAAAGCCGAATCGGTTAAAGCTGGATCGATCAATACTAGCAGTGTCAAAGTTCACTGCACCTCGATTGAACAACAGTCCGACCGCCATTTGAGCCAGGAAGTGCACATTATCTGCCCTAGCACGCCTTCGATAGACCCATTGACCCCTACATCTCCGGAAATGAAAGATTTGTCAAGGGAAGAGACCTTTGACCACCTTGGCTTCAGCCAACACGACGACGTGTTATCTGTAAAAAGGATTCCACTGCGAAACACGCCGTTCTCGGTTGCGTCCATGGAGACGTGCGCAACAGCTCCAGAGCTGTCAGAAGCTCTTGCTGTTCACATGTTTCCCCATCAAAACTCATCGGTCCTCATGGTTGACCATTCAAATCGACCATCAGAGATTCTAATAGCGAAACGGATGTCCAGTCCGCCTATACTAATGGCGAACTCTGAAGAGATGATACCTGTCACTCCTCCTCGGAAAAGATTCTCATCACTCGAGGTGGACTCTCCTTTGCGCAACCCGCGAGCTCCGCCTCAACCACCAAAACAGCCACCTGAATACCCGCCTGCGATCAATTTTATTCCCGCTACGCCGTCGGGAATGACACCTGCGGCTGAACGACTAATCCTTCAAGGAAATTACTTTGAATCGCTGAAAGAAAAACCTCCCCGGCGGCCTTCTATCGTCAGAAGAGCGCTCAGCCGACGTCGTCATTCGATAGCCTATGTGCCAAGCTCGAGAGGAGGCTTTCTTGCGAGGACATTTTCCATGTCGCGCAGAAACCGCGACGATAGCGACATTTCTCTTTATAAAGACAATGATAAGCCGACCGAGGAGGACAAGCTTCATCCGAATTGGCGCCCGCAATGGATTAGTGACACAGACTCCGAGCCTatggatgatgacggctACGAAAATGACGATTACGATGACCACTATGAGCGCGATGATGAAGTCTATCGATACCCCCCGGTGGATAACCGTCCGCGAAGACGGACAAGGAGCTTCAGCCAAAAGGTGAAGCAGACATTTGCAATTCTGCCATCACGAGAGTATCACGTTGATGACGTGTATGGACCCCAGCGTCGGACAATTCGACGAACTTCCAGCGGAAATCTGCGAATCGTACGCCGCATCAGTATTGGATCTTTGAAGCAACGTCAGGGCCAAAGCGGAAACGAGAGATATACTGTGAACGGAGAACCTCGTACACGCTTCTGGCGAAACAGCAACGCTGGCCGAAGCAGTACACGGCGATTTTCTATTGGGGGCAAATTGGAAGATATTCAGAATATACCCCACAAGATAAGCGAGAGAAGGCGCGAGAAACGATCACAGAGACTCAGACAGATGATTAGCGGACCGAAAGTAGTCCGAGACGGTGTTGGCGAAGTCATCAGACGCTAA